In Geminocystis sp. NIES-3709, a single genomic region encodes these proteins:
- the recR gene encoding recombination mediator RecR, whose protein sequence is MSIFTPPLARLIEQLQKLPGIGPKSAQRLAFHILKRSDKDAENLAQAILDAKKQVGFCQVCFHLSADRICEICRNPNRDQDVICVVEDSKDVIALEKTREYQGLYHVLGGVISPMDGITPEQLNIQTLIQRVGKGNIKEVIMAISPNIEGETTTLYVGQLLKPFTKVTRIAFGLPMGGDLEYADEITLARALEGRRDLE, encoded by the coding sequence ATGAGTATTTTTACCCCCCCATTAGCACGATTAATCGAACAATTACAAAAGTTGCCCGGCATAGGCCCTAAAAGTGCGCAAAGACTAGCCTTTCATATCCTTAAACGTAGCGACAAAGATGCTGAAAACCTTGCTCAAGCCATTCTTGATGCAAAAAAACAAGTTGGATTTTGTCAGGTTTGTTTTCATCTTTCTGCCGATCGTATTTGTGAAATTTGTCGTAATCCTAATCGAGATCAAGATGTTATTTGTGTGGTAGAAGATTCTAAGGATGTGATCGCTCTTGAAAAAACTAGAGAATATCAAGGTTTGTATCATGTGTTAGGAGGCGTTATTTCACCTATGGATGGTATTACTCCTGAACAACTAAATATTCAAACTTTAATACAAAGAGTTGGGAAAGGTAATATTAAAGAAGTAATTATGGCTATTAGTCCTAATATTGAAGGAGAAACAACCACGTTGTATGTCGGACAGTTGTTAAAACCATTTACAAAAGTGACTCGTATTGCCTTTGGTTTACCGATGGGAGGTGATTTAGAGTATGCGGATGAGATAACCTTAGCAAGAGCCCTAGAAGGTCGAAGAGACTTAGAATAA
- a CDS encoding Crp/Fnr family transcriptional regulator has protein sequence MLLTSPSNHNLINQGQKTQRRLHFYERGEEIPLISQGVWQVNKGVVQLVKFNPQGEETLLGWVHSDNFFGLWFTSLDSFQAKSLSDVHLQWYSITEIEKNSVLAQAMLSQVVKRIRQSEALLAIAGKRKVEDRLVQLLKLLAREMGESRDSGIRLKVRLTHQNLANAISTTRVTITRLLGDLQKQGFISFDSSRHIVVCDHNITRN, from the coding sequence ATGCTGTTAACCTCTCCTTCTAACCATAATCTTATAAATCAAGGTCAAAAAACACAAAGAAGATTACATTTTTATGAGCGAGGAGAAGAAATTCCTCTTATCAGTCAAGGAGTTTGGCAAGTGAATAAAGGAGTTGTACAGTTGGTGAAATTTAACCCTCAAGGAGAAGAGACATTGTTAGGATGGGTACATTCAGATAATTTTTTTGGTCTTTGGTTTACTTCCTTAGATAGTTTTCAGGCAAAATCTTTGTCAGATGTTCATTTACAATGGTATTCTATAACGGAAATAGAAAAAAACTCTGTTTTAGCTCAAGCAATGCTTTCTCAAGTGGTGAAAAGAATTCGACAAAGTGAGGCTTTATTGGCGATCGCAGGCAAAAGAAAAGTAGAAGATAGACTGGTACAACTATTAAAACTTTTAGCTAGGGAAATGGGAGAAAGTAGGGATTCTGGTATTCGATTAAAAGTAAGACTTACCCATCAAAATCTAGCTAATGCCATTAGTACCACTAGAGTTACAATTACTAGATTGTTAGGGGATTTACAAAAACAAGGATTTATTTCTTTTGATAGTAGTCGCCATATTGTCGTTTGTGATCACAATATAACAAGAAACTAG
- a CDS encoding YeeE/YedE family protein produces the protein MFELSWINGLIGGVLIGVSATILLAFNGKIAGISGMINAVLEFKPSEKWRVFFLGGMLLGGIIYEYVLPLPKTPSYNLALIPMILGGFLVGFGTRMGNGCTSGHGVCGLGRLSTRSFTAVITFLISGMITVFVTRHILG, from the coding sequence ATGTTTGAATTAAGCTGGATAAATGGATTAATCGGCGGTGTTTTAATTGGTGTTAGTGCTACTATTTTATTAGCTTTTAACGGAAAAATTGCTGGTATTAGTGGCATGATTAATGCGGTTTTGGAATTTAAACCTTCGGAAAAATGGCGAGTTTTTTTTCTCGGAGGAATGTTATTAGGAGGAATTATTTATGAATATGTGCTTCCCTTACCTAAAACTCCTAGTTACAATTTGGCGTTAATTCCTATGATTCTCGGTGGTTTTTTAGTTGGTTTTGGTACAAGAATGGGAAACGGATGTACCAGTGGTCATGGGGTTTGTGGTTTAGGAAGATTGTCAACTCGATCGTTTACTGCCGTAATTACTTTTTTAATATCGGGAATGATCACCGTATTTGTAACTAGACATATTTTAGGGTAG